In Papio anubis isolate 15944 chromosome 17, Panubis1.0, whole genome shotgun sequence, the following are encoded in one genomic region:
- the LOC101019387 gene encoding speedy protein E6: MTSCQPHPQDEEQSPQLSTSGYPRQEVVDNEVSGPSASGVDPSPPCRSLCWKRKREWSDKSEESSEEEPEKELAHEPEETWVVEMLCGLKMKLKLKLKQQLVSSVLPEHHEDFNRLLAPGVDPSPPRRSLCWKRKREWSDESEESSEEEPEKELAPEPEETWAAETLCGLKMKLKRRRVSCVLPEHHETFNRLLEDPVVKRFLAWDKDLRVSDKYLLAMVIAYFSRAGLFSWQYQRIHFFLALYLANDMEEDNEASKRNIFYFLYGKNRSQIPLFHKLRFQFFCSMRCRAWVSLEELEEIQAYDPEHWVWARDRARLS, translated from the exons ATGACCAGTTGTCAACCGCACCCCCAGGATGAGGAGCAGAGCCCCCAGCTGAGCACCTCGGGGTACCCCCGCCAGGAGGTGGTAGATAATGAAGTGTCGGGACCATCAG cctctggggtagATCCCAGCCCCCCATGTAGGTCCCTTTGctggaaaaggaagagggagtGGTCGGACAAATCTGAGGAGTCATCGGAGGAGGAGCCAGAGAAGGAGCTCGCCCATGAGCCTGAGGAGACCTGGGTGGTGGAGATGCTGTGTGGGCTCAAGATGAAGCTGAAGTTGAAGCTGAAGCAACAGCTAGTGTCGTCCGTGCTCCCTGAGCACCACGAGGACTTCAACAGGCTGCTTG CCCCTGGGGTAGATCCTAGTCCCCCACGTAGGTCCCTTTGctggaaaaggaagagggagtGGTCGGACGAATCTGAGGAGTCATCGGAGGAGGAGCCAGAGAAGGAGCTCGCTCCTGAGCCTGAGGAGACCTGGGCGGCAGAGACGCTGTGTGGGCTCAAGATGAAGCTGAAGCGACGGCGAGTGTCATGCGTGCTCCCTGAGCACCACGAGACTTTCAACAGGCTGCTTG AGGATCCTGTCGTTAAAAGATTCCTGGCCTGGGACAAAGATCTGAGGGTGTCCGACAAG TATCTCCTGGCTATGGTGATAGCATATTTTAGCCGTGCTGGCCTCTTCTCCTGGCAATACCAACGCATTCATTTCTTCCTGGCTCT CTACCTGGCCAATGACATGGAGGAGGACAACGAGGCCTCCAAACGAAACATCTTCTACTTCCTGTACGGGAAGAACCGATCCCAGATACCCTTGTTCCATAAGCTTCGGTTCCAGTTCTTCTGTTCCATGCGCTGCAGGGCTTGGGTTTCCCTGGAGGAGTtggaggag ATCCAGGCTTATGACCCAGAGCACTGGGTGTGGGCACGAGATCGCGCCCGCCTTTCCTAG